The Sphingobium sp. BYY-5 genome includes a window with the following:
- a CDS encoding aminomethyl transferase family protein — translation MTDKTLQQLLDEKGDIVHFLRNQQTGPNVYPGVPAEYSNWRDEQRSWAESSVLFNQSFHMVDLLVTGPGAFDMLSYLAPNSFKGFVPNRAKQFAPVTPEGYVIGDVILFYLEEEKFELVGRAPSIEWVEYWASTGKWDVKVERDERTAARPLDSQGYRRNYRFQLQGPNAMPVLEKAMGQTPPDLKFFHMAPITIAGVEVRALRHGMAGQPGYELFGPWKDYDTVRNALIEAGKDHGLTLCGGRTYSSNTLESGWIPSPLPAVFTGEGTKGFREWLGVNSYEGKLSLGGSFVSDKIEDYYLNPWELGYGIMVKFDHDFVGREALEKIKDQPHRQKVTLALDNGDIVRVMSSMLQTGDKAKFLEFPSAVYCMHPYDAVLKDGKTIGLSTWIGYTVNAGRFLALAMVDAEFTAPGTEVTLLWGEPDGGTSKPTVEPHVQTEIKAIVSSVPYSEAARDSYADGWRTKAA, via the coding sequence ATGACTGACAAGACCCTGCAGCAGTTGCTCGATGAAAAGGGCGACATCGTCCATTTCCTGCGCAACCAGCAGACTGGCCCCAACGTCTATCCCGGCGTTCCGGCCGAATATAGCAACTGGCGCGACGAACAGCGTAGCTGGGCGGAAAGCTCGGTCCTGTTCAACCAGAGCTTCCACATGGTCGACCTGCTCGTCACCGGCCCCGGCGCGTTCGACATGCTGTCCTACCTCGCGCCCAACAGCTTCAAGGGCTTTGTGCCCAACCGCGCCAAGCAGTTCGCGCCCGTCACACCCGAAGGCTATGTGATCGGCGACGTCATCCTCTTCTATCTGGAAGAAGAAAAGTTCGAACTGGTCGGCCGCGCGCCCTCGATCGAATGGGTTGAATATTGGGCCTCGACCGGCAAGTGGGACGTGAAGGTGGAGCGTGATGAGCGCACCGCCGCCCGCCCGCTCGACAGCCAAGGTTATCGCCGCAATTATCGTTTCCAGCTCCAGGGGCCGAACGCCATGCCGGTGCTGGAAAAGGCGATGGGCCAGACCCCGCCGGACCTCAAATTCTTCCACATGGCGCCGATCACCATCGCCGGCGTCGAAGTACGCGCGCTGCGCCACGGCATGGCCGGCCAGCCGGGCTACGAACTGTTCGGCCCGTGGAAGGATTATGACACCGTCCGCAACGCCCTGATCGAAGCGGGCAAGGATCATGGCCTGACCCTCTGCGGCGGCCGCACCTATTCGTCGAACACGCTCGAATCGGGCTGGATTCCCTCGCCGCTGCCGGCCGTCTTTACCGGCGAAGGCACAAAGGGCTTCCGCGAATGGCTGGGCGTCAACAGCTATGAAGGCAAGCTCTCGCTGGGCGGCAGCTTCGTGTCGGACAAGATCGAGGATTATTACCTCAACCCCTGGGAGCTGGGCTATGGCATCATGGTCAAGTTCGACCATGATTTCGTCGGCCGCGAAGCGCTGGAAAAGATCAAGGACCAGCCCCATCGGCAGAAGGTGACGCTGGCACTGGACAATGGGGATATCGTCCGCGTCATGAGTTCCATGCTCCAGACCGGCGACAAGGCGAAGTTCTTGGAATTCCCCAGCGCCGTCTATTGTATGCATCCCTATGACGCGGTGCTCAAGGACGGCAAGACGATCGGCCTGTCGACCTGGATCGGCTACACCGTCAACGCCGGCCGTTTCCTGGCGCTGGCCATGGTCGATGCGGAGTTCACTGCGCCCGGCACCGAAGTGACGCTGCTCTGGGGCGAACCGGACGGCGGCACCAGCAAGCCGACCGTGGAGCCGCACGTCCAGACGGAGATCAAGGCGATCGTGTCGTCGGTCCCCTATTCCGAAGCGGCACGCGACAGCTACGCCGACGGCTGGCGCACCAAGGCCGCCTGA
- a CDS encoding bifunctional (p)ppGpp synthetase/guanosine-3',5'-bis(diphosphate) 3'-pyrophosphohydrolase, with product MLRQYELVERVKRYDPDADEAMINRAYVFSVQKHGSQKRASGDPYFSHPIEVAGILTDFNLDDQTIVTALLHDTIEDTLVTYEEIESAFGKDVARMVDGVTKLSKIEAMSENERAAENLRKFLLAMSDDIRVLLVKLADRLHNMRTLHFIKNPDKRRRIARETMDIYAPLAERIGMYDFMREMQLLAFREIEPEAYDSITKRLEQLKEGGHDKVDRIGAELQLLLGGKGLSVTVSGREKHPYSIWKKMQERHISFEQLTDVMAFRVITETTEECYRALGIIHQTFKMVPGRFKDYISTPKRNGYQSLHTTVIHQDNARIEVQIRSREMHNDAELGLAAHWAYKQKGDATDHHAAWLRDLVEILEQSQDADELLEHTRMAMYQDRIFAFSPKGELHQLPKGSTPVDFAYAVHTSLGNQTVGAKVNGRVVPLRTQLENGDQVEILKSEGQEPQPGWLTFAITGKARAAIRRYIRQKQRGEEIKLGEKLYDEIVGRFSPDLAKELGDKALTAALKRLKLEDRASLMVAIATHRVLDREVMEALIPGSTTAEGMEEAHPRQHEPVSIRGLTPGIAYSLGDCCHPVPGDRIVGVRRTGEPIEVHTIDCRSLEVDQDDDWVDLSWDSKSKGGTARLSVIVKNQPGALAAVANVFGATKANILNLQLVNREGPFHTDIIDLEVADAQHLNRILSALRALDIVVQADRV from the coding sequence ATGCTACGCCAATATGAACTTGTCGAACGTGTGAAGCGCTACGATCCGGATGCGGACGAGGCGATGATCAACCGCGCCTATGTCTTCTCGGTCCAGAAACATGGCAGCCAGAAGCGCGCCAGCGGCGATCCTTATTTCAGCCATCCAATTGAAGTTGCTGGCATATTGACCGACTTCAACCTGGACGACCAGACCATCGTGACGGCGCTGCTGCACGACACGATCGAAGACACGCTCGTCACCTATGAGGAGATAGAGAGCGCCTTCGGCAAGGATGTCGCGCGCATGGTCGACGGCGTCACCAAGCTCAGCAAGATCGAAGCGATGTCCGAAAATGAGCGGGCGGCGGAGAATCTGCGCAAATTCCTGCTCGCCATGTCGGATGATATCCGCGTGCTGCTGGTGAAGCTCGCCGACCGGTTGCACAATATGCGCACGCTCCATTTCATCAAGAATCCGGACAAGCGCCGCCGCATAGCGCGCGAGACGATGGACATCTACGCCCCGCTGGCGGAGCGAATCGGCATGTACGACTTCATGCGCGAGATGCAGTTGCTCGCCTTCCGCGAGATTGAGCCGGAAGCCTATGACAGCATCACCAAGCGGCTGGAGCAGCTCAAGGAAGGCGGCCATGACAAGGTCGACCGGATCGGCGCGGAACTGCAACTGCTGCTGGGCGGCAAGGGGCTATCGGTCACGGTTTCGGGCCGCGAGAAGCATCCCTATTCCATCTGGAAGAAGATGCAGGAGCGGCACATCAGCTTCGAGCAGCTCACCGACGTCATGGCGTTCCGCGTCATCACCGAAACGACCGAGGAATGCTACCGCGCGCTCGGCATCATCCACCAGACCTTCAAGATGGTCCCCGGCCGGTTCAAGGATTATATCTCCACGCCCAAGCGCAACGGCTATCAGTCGCTGCACACCACCGTCATCCATCAGGACAATGCCCGTATCGAGGTGCAGATCCGCAGCCGCGAGATGCACAATGACGCGGAACTCGGCCTCGCGGCGCATTGGGCCTACAAGCAGAAGGGCGACGCGACCGACCATCATGCCGCCTGGCTGCGCGACCTGGTCGAAATCCTGGAACAGAGCCAGGATGCGGACGAACTGCTCGAACATACCCGCATGGCGATGTATCAGGACCGGATCTTCGCCTTCTCGCCCAAGGGCGAACTGCATCAATTGCCCAAGGGATCGACCCCGGTCGATTTCGCCTATGCCGTCCACACCTCGCTCGGCAACCAGACGGTCGGCGCCAAGGTCAACGGCCGCGTCGTGCCGCTGCGGACGCAACTGGAAAATGGCGATCAGGTCGAAATCCTGAAATCCGAGGGGCAGGAACCGCAGCCCGGCTGGCTGACCTTCGCCATCACCGGCAAGGCCCGCGCCGCCATCCGCCGCTATATCCGCCAGAAGCAGCGCGGCGAGGAGATCAAGCTGGGCGAGAAGCTCTATGACGAGATTGTCGGCCGCTTCTCCCCCGACCTGGCGAAGGAACTGGGCGACAAGGCGCTGACGGCGGCATTGAAGCGGTTGAAGCTGGAGGACCGCGCATCGCTGATGGTCGCCATCGCCACCCACCGCGTGCTTGACCGGGAAGTGATGGAGGCGCTGATTCCCGGCTCGACCACGGCCGAAGGCATGGAGGAAGCGCATCCGCGCCAGCATGAACCCGTCTCGATCCGTGGCCTGACGCCGGGCATCGCCTATAGTCTGGGCGATTGCTGCCATCCCGTGCCGGGCGACCGCATCGTCGGCGTGCGGCGGACGGGCGAGCCGATCGAGGTGCACACGATCGATTGCCGGTCGCTGGAGGTGGACCAAGACGACGATTGGGTGGACCTGAGCTGGGACAGCAAGTCGAAGGGCGGCACCGCGCGCCTTTCCGTCATCGTCAAGAACCAGCCGGGCGCGCTCGCAGCGGTGGCCAATGTCTTCGGCGCAACCAAGGCGAACATCCTAAACCTGCAACTGGTGAACCGCGAAGGCCCGTTCCACACCGACATCATCGACCTGGAAGTGGCCGACGCGCAACATCTCAACCGCATCCTCTCGGCACTCCGCGCCCTCGACATCGTGGTACAGGCGGATCGGGTCTAG
- a CDS encoding helix-turn-helix domain-containing protein, giving the protein MKHILAQDLEQCALPSALEMMGERWSFLILRGALSGIRHFEEFQSILGIARNILAARLARLVEHGILVRQPMLCDRRKVEYRLTQKGQELAPAMIALRQWGERWGCGTPACQVLADKRDGQPIRPIAIQAHDGRTLDLADLVWLCTDEVTPMAEEPAAAA; this is encoded by the coding sequence ATGAAACATATTCTTGCCCAGGATCTGGAACAATGCGCCCTCCCCAGTGCGCTGGAGATGATGGGTGAACGCTGGTCCTTCCTGATCCTGCGCGGCGCCCTGTCGGGTATCCGCCATTTTGAGGAGTTTCAGTCGATCCTGGGCATTGCCCGCAACATCCTCGCCGCCCGGCTCGCCCGGCTGGTGGAGCATGGCATATTGGTGCGCCAGCCGATGCTGTGCGACCGGCGCAAGGTCGAATATCGCCTGACCCAGAAAGGGCAGGAACTGGCCCCCGCCATGATCGCGCTGCGCCAATGGGGCGAGCGTTGGGGCTGCGGCACGCCGGCCTGCCAGGTGCTTGCCGACAAACGCGATGGCCAGCCGATCCGGCCGATCGCCATCCAGGCGCATGACGGGCGGACGCTGGACCTGGCCGATCTCGTCTGGCTGTGCACCGACGAAGTGACGCCGATGGCGGAGGAACCGGCTGCGGCCGCCTGA
- a CDS encoding histidine kinase, with product MSAPRIQPQPFFADKNRAFWNLQSLGWAGAFLLRGSSTIANGQSFSSLIPVLISTVTGYSVTLLIAVVFRFLQKQRPIVTWGVSIVTVVLAAALVAFIDSWVFSTQNRGSETAGLQLFLGAFYLSMTLIGAWSALYYAINFYLTVEEQADQLLHLENQASSAQLAMLRYQLNPHFLFNTLNSISTLVLLKQTDRANAMLSRLSSFLRYTLINEPTAQVTIEQEVETLKLYLEIEKMRFEDRLRPAFTIDPAVSHARLPSLLLQPLVENAIKYAVTPKEEGAEISITAQPAGENVRIVVSDSGPGLNDGAMKPHIPMSEGTGVGLPNIRDRLIQAFGERQSFETRSTPDGFSVIIEIPLTMDETSKVAA from the coding sequence ATGTCTGCACCACGTATCCAGCCTCAGCCCTTTTTCGCTGACAAGAACCGCGCTTTCTGGAACCTGCAATCCCTGGGATGGGCCGGGGCTTTCCTGCTGCGCGGCTCCTCGACCATCGCCAATGGGCAGTCCTTCTCCAGCCTGATCCCCGTGTTGATCTCGACCGTCACCGGCTATTCGGTGACGCTGCTGATCGCGGTCGTCTTCCGCTTCCTGCAGAAGCAGCGGCCGATCGTCACCTGGGGCGTGTCGATCGTGACGGTCGTGCTGGCCGCCGCTCTGGTCGCCTTCATCGATTCGTGGGTCTTCTCAACCCAGAACAGGGGCAGTGAAACGGCAGGGCTGCAACTCTTCCTTGGCGCCTTCTACCTGTCCATGACGCTGATCGGCGCCTGGTCGGCGCTCTATTACGCGATCAACTTCTACCTGACGGTGGAGGAGCAGGCGGACCAGCTATTGCATCTGGAAAACCAGGCGTCGAGCGCGCAGCTCGCCATGTTGCGTTATCAGCTCAACCCGCATTTCCTGTTCAATACGCTCAACAGCATCTCGACCCTGGTGCTGTTGAAACAGACCGATCGCGCCAATGCCATGCTCTCGCGCCTGTCTTCCTTCCTGCGTTACACTCTTATCAACGAACCGACCGCGCAGGTGACGATCGAGCAGGAGGTGGAGACGCTGAAACTCTATCTGGAGATCGAGAAGATGCGCTTCGAGGACCGGCTGCGTCCTGCCTTCACGATCGATCCGGCGGTGTCCCATGCGCGCCTGCCGTCGCTGCTGCTCCAGCCGCTGGTGGAAAATGCGATCAAATATGCGGTTACGCCCAAGGAGGAGGGGGCGGAAATTTCCATTACGGCGCAGCCTGCCGGTGAAAATGTCCGGATCGTCGTATCGGACAGCGGGCCGGGATTGAACGACGGCGCGATGAAGCCGCACATTCCCATGAGCGAGGGAACGGGCGTGGGCCTGCCGAACATCCGGGACCGGTTAATTCAGGCCTTCGGGGAACGACAGAGCTTCGAAACGCGTTCCACGCCGGACGGATTTTCGGTCATCATCGAAATTCCGCTTACCATGGATGAAACATCGAAAGTGGCCGCATGA
- a CDS encoding LytTR family DNA-binding domain-containing protein produces MTIRTILVDDESLAIQGLQLRLQAHEDVEIIETCTNGREAIRAIKTHKPDLVFLDIQMPGFDGFSVVQGMMEVEPPLFIFVTAYSDHAIRAFEAQAVDYLMKPVEDGRLADALDRVRQRLSEKRQVQEAEKLREVLAEVAPQAMSDFVTEEDAPASNRFEKLINIKDRGQIFRVDVDSIERIDAAGDYMCIYTADNSLILRETMKDLEKRLDPRNFQRVHRSTIVNLSQVRQVKPHTNGECFLVLESGAQVKVSRSYRDVVARFVH; encoded by the coding sequence ATGACCATCAGAACAATCCTCGTCGACGACGAAAGCCTGGCGATACAAGGCCTTCAGCTACGCTTGCAAGCGCATGAGGATGTCGAAATTATCGAAACCTGCACCAATGGCCGCGAAGCCATCCGTGCCATAAAGACGCATAAACCCGACCTTGTGTTCCTCGATATTCAAATGCCCGGCTTCGACGGCTTTTCCGTCGTCCAGGGCATGATGGAGGTGGAGCCGCCGCTCTTCATCTTCGTGACGGCCTATAGCGACCACGCGATCCGCGCGTTCGAGGCGCAGGCGGTCGACTATCTGATGAAGCCGGTGGAGGATGGCCGTCTGGCCGATGCGCTCGACCGGGTGCGCCAGCGCCTCAGCGAAAAGCGCCAAGTGCAGGAAGCGGAGAAGCTGCGCGAGGTTCTGGCGGAAGTCGCGCCCCAGGCGATGAGCGACTTTGTGACGGAGGAGGATGCGCCTGCGTCCAATCGCTTCGAAAAGCTCATCAACATCAAGGATCGCGGCCAGATTTTCCGCGTCGATGTGGATTCGATCGAACGGATCGACGCGGCGGGCGATTATATGTGCATCTACACCGCCGACAACTCGCTGATCCTGCGCGAGACGATGAAGGATCTGGAAAAGCGGCTCGATCCGCGCAATTTCCAGCGCGTCCACCGCTCGACCATCGTGAACCTCAGCCAGGTTCGGCAGGTGAAGCCGCACACCAATGGCGAATGTTTCCTGGTGCTGGAATCGGGCGCGCAGGTGAAGGTCAGCCGCTCCTATCGCGACGTGGTGGCCCGCTTCGTCCACTGA
- a CDS encoding glutathione S-transferase family protein, with protein MLQFFGHPFSSYCQKALIALYENDIAFTFRMIAPDHPDNGARLAELWPIGKFPVLGDQGRAVFEASIIVEHLQIHHPGPVRLIPDDPDAALEVRLLDRFFDNHVATPQQKLVVDALRPEGRKDPTGVADARAALDKAYAWLDAHMAGRTWAAGAAFSLADCAAAPHLFYAHWSHPVAPAYAHVHAYRARLLERPSFARAVEEARPWRQYFPLGGTPDA; from the coding sequence ATGCTGCAGTTTTTCGGCCATCCCTTCTCCTCCTACTGCCAGAAGGCGCTGATCGCTCTGTATGAGAATGACATCGCCTTCACCTTCCGGATGATCGCGCCGGATCATCCGGACAATGGCGCACGGCTGGCGGAACTCTGGCCGATCGGCAAATTTCCGGTGCTGGGGGATCAGGGCCGGGCCGTCTTCGAGGCGAGCATCATCGTCGAGCATCTCCAGATCCATCATCCGGGGCCTGTCCGGCTGATCCCGGACGACCCCGACGCTGCGCTGGAGGTGCGGCTGCTCGACCGTTTCTTCGACAATCATGTCGCGACCCCGCAGCAGAAGCTGGTGGTCGATGCATTGCGGCCGGAGGGGCGGAAAGACCCCACCGGCGTCGCTGACGCACGGGCAGCGCTGGACAAGGCCTATGCCTGGCTCGACGCCCACATGGCGGGAAGGACATGGGCGGCGGGCGCGGCGTTCAGCCTAGCCGACTGCGCCGCCGCGCCGCATCTCTTCTACGCACACTGGTCGCACCCGGTTGCGCCGGCTTATGCGCATGTCCATGCCTATCGCGCACGGTTGCTGGAACGCCCCTCCTTCGCCCGCGCGGTGGAGGAAGCGCGGCCGTGGCGGCAATATTTCCCGCTAGGCGGTACGCCGGACGCATAG
- a CDS encoding IclR family transcriptional regulator: MNGSTPSTVKSAMRTIDIIEYVVARPAGVVAQEIAAGLAIPVSSLSYLLATLVERDYLARDGRRYLPGDALERLASPRGSLSLADKVRPLVKSLRLQINETASFFVRDGWQLEAIVTETAEQSLRYSISVGTRSPIHCLAAGKALLARLSDADLNAYFAQTPLTAFTPSSITDAATLRAELAVVRATGIGRTREEYTPGICGLGMAVMVDGVPVGAFAVAIPLPRFTVDLETQAIAKLQQAIDLFAAAEAPVA, translated from the coding sequence ATGAATGGCTCCACGCCGTCCACCGTCAAGTCGGCGATGCGCACCATCGACATCATCGAATATGTCGTCGCGCGTCCTGCGGGCGTCGTCGCGCAGGAAATCGCGGCGGGCCTCGCCATCCCGGTCAGCAGCCTGTCCTACCTGCTCGCGACGCTGGTGGAGCGCGACTATCTGGCCCGCGACGGGCGGCGATATCTGCCGGGCGACGCGCTGGAGCGGCTGGCTTCGCCCAGGGGATCGCTGTCGCTGGCGGACAAGGTGCGGCCGCTGGTCAAATCGCTGCGGTTGCAGATCAACGAGACGGCATCCTTCTTCGTCCGCGACGGCTGGCAATTGGAGGCGATCGTCACCGAGACGGCGGAACAGTCGCTGCGCTATTCGATCAGCGTCGGCACCCGCAGCCCGATCCATTGCCTGGCGGCGGGCAAGGCGCTGCTCGCCCGCCTGTCCGACGCGGACCTCAACGCCTATTTCGCGCAAACACCGCTCACCGCCTTCACCCCCAGCAGCATCACCGATGCGGCGACGTTGCGCGCGGAACTGGCCGTGGTCCGCGCCACCGGCATCGGCCGCACCCGCGAGGAATATACGCCGGGCATTTGCGGCCTGGGCATGGCGGTGATGGTGGATGGCGTACCGGTCGGCGCCTTCGCCGTGGCCATTCCTCTGCCGCGCTTCACCGTCGATCTGGAAACGCAGGCCATCGCCAAGCTGCAACAGGCGATCGACCTGTTCGCTGCCGCTGAGGCGCCTGTCGCGTAA
- a CDS encoding nuclear transport factor 2 family protein, with protein sequence MTEEQRRAIEQDCARLIALYANLNDAGRWEDVAALYAPDGRMARPTAADDWIEGRDAILAAFLARPARTTRHVCSNIVIEVLSDGEATGESAMLLFTGEAASKVGSFHDRFVRTDAGWRFAERRGSLIF encoded by the coding sequence GTGACCGAAGAACAGCGCCGCGCGATCGAGCAGGATTGCGCCCGGCTGATCGCGCTCTACGCCAATCTGAACGATGCCGGTCGCTGGGAGGATGTCGCGGCGCTCTATGCGCCGGACGGTCGGATGGCGCGACCGACGGCGGCCGACGACTGGATCGAGGGGCGTGACGCGATCCTCGCCGCCTTCCTCGCCCGACCGGCCCGGACCACCCGCCATGTCTGTTCCAATATCGTGATCGAGGTGCTGAGCGACGGCGAGGCGACGGGCGAAAGCGCGATGCTGTTGTTCACCGGCGAGGCAGCGTCTAAGGTCGGCAGCTTTCACGACCGGTTCGTCCGCACGGACGCAGGCTGGCGCTTTGCCGAAAGGCGGGGCAGCCTGATTTTTTAA
- a CDS encoding cobalamin-independent methionine synthase II family protein, which translates to MPIATTHVGSLPRGDALTPLLLARDKGEPYDAGQFDEAVQSAVQGAITKQVEAGVDIVSDGELGKVGYSTYMIERLSGFGGHIDRKPAADLAPLPELRQKLAAIMGSQEFTRASCIGPVRLVMLDPLHDDIRRFKAALGAQPGTRAFMNAASPGLITAFQVNRHYPSHEAYLADLVDAMREEYETIVAAGFDLQLDCPDLAMSRHTGYQEASEEEFVRIAAANVEALNAATANIPPEKMRMHICWGNYEGPHDHDIPLDRVIDIILRARPATILFEGANPCHEHEWTVWRDASRRGAVPDDKILAPGLIDTCSNYVEHPELIAQRIERFVGIVGKDRVIASTDCGFGTFAGYGKIDPAVTWKKLRSLRAGADLADARL; encoded by the coding sequence ATGCCCATAGCCACCACCCATGTCGGCAGCCTGCCGCGCGGCGACGCATTGACGCCGCTGTTGCTGGCACGCGACAAGGGCGAACCCTATGATGCCGGGCAGTTTGACGAAGCCGTCCAGAGCGCCGTCCAGGGTGCGATCACGAAACAGGTCGAGGCGGGCGTCGATATCGTCAGCGACGGCGAACTGGGGAAGGTCGGCTACTCCACCTATATGATCGAGCGGCTTTCGGGTTTCGGCGGTCATATCGACCGAAAGCCGGCCGCCGACCTCGCACCGCTGCCCGAACTGCGGCAGAAACTGGCGGCGATCATGGGGTCGCAGGAATTCACCCGCGCCTCCTGCATCGGCCCGGTGCGGCTAGTGATGCTCGATCCGCTGCATGACGACATCCGCCGGTTCAAGGCCGCGCTCGGCGCGCAACCCGGCACCCGCGCCTTCATGAATGCGGCGTCGCCCGGCCTCATCACCGCCTTCCAGGTCAATCGCCACTATCCCAGCCATGAAGCCTATCTGGCCGACCTGGTCGATGCGATGCGGGAGGAATATGAGACGATCGTCGCCGCAGGATTCGACCTGCAACTGGATTGTCCCGACCTCGCCATGTCGCGCCACACCGGCTATCAGGAGGCGAGCGAGGAGGAATTCGTCAGGATCGCCGCCGCCAATGTCGAGGCGCTCAACGCTGCCACCGCAAACATCCCGCCGGAAAAGATGCGGATGCATATCTGCTGGGGCAATTATGAAGGGCCGCACGATCATGACATCCCCCTGGACCGGGTGATCGACATCATCCTGCGCGCCCGGCCCGCCACCATCCTGTTCGAGGGCGCCAATCCGTGCCACGAACATGAATGGACGGTCTGGCGCGACGCATCTCGCCGTGGGGCGGTGCCGGACGACAAGATCCTGGCCCCCGGCCTGATCGATACCTGTTCCAACTATGTCGAGCATCCCGAACTGATCGCGCAGCGGATCGAGCGCTTCGTCGGGATCGTGGGCAAGGATCGCGTGATCGCCAGCACCGATTGCGGTTTCGGCACCTTCGCCGGATATGGCAAGATCGACCCGGCCGTCACCTGGAAGAAGCTGCGGTCGCTGCGGGCGGGCGCCGACCTGGCGGACGCGCGCCTGTGA
- a CDS encoding p-hydroxycinnamoyl CoA hydratase/lyase: MMEEQDVVSFHVENRIAWVNFARPNKRNAMSPALNRRMMDVLDELEFREDVGVLVLSGEGTAWSAGMDLKEYFRETEAQGLRGVRKSQRESYGWFRRLRWYQKPTVAMVNGWCFGGGFGPLFACDLAISADEAQFGLSEINWGILPGGGVTKVVVDLLPMRDAMWLTLTGELIDGKQAAAMRLVNESVPLDQLKARTTQVAELLLKKNPVALKFAKDAVRRVGTMTYDEAEDYLVRMQEAANFHDKSEGRKEGIRQFIDEKSYKPGLGSYDLNKGETSA; encoded by the coding sequence ATGATGGAAGAGCAGGACGTCGTTTCCTTTCATGTCGAGAACCGTATCGCCTGGGTGAACTTCGCCCGCCCCAATAAGCGCAACGCGATGAGCCCGGCGCTCAACCGGCGCATGATGGACGTGCTGGACGAACTGGAGTTTCGCGAGGATGTCGGCGTGCTGGTGCTGAGCGGCGAAGGCACCGCCTGGTCGGCGGGCATGGACCTGAAGGAATATTTCCGCGAGACCGAAGCACAGGGGCTGCGTGGTGTGCGCAAATCTCAGCGCGAAAGCTATGGCTGGTTCCGCCGCCTGCGCTGGTATCAGAAGCCGACCGTCGCCATGGTCAATGGCTGGTGTTTCGGCGGCGGTTTCGGTCCGCTCTTCGCCTGCGACCTCGCCATCAGCGCGGATGAGGCGCAGTTCGGCCTGAGCGAAATCAACTGGGGCATATTGCCTGGCGGCGGCGTGACCAAGGTGGTGGTCGACCTGCTGCCGATGCGCGACGCCATGTGGCTGACGCTAACCGGCGAACTGATCGACGGCAAGCAGGCCGCAGCGATGCGGCTGGTCAACGAAAGCGTGCCGCTGGACCAGCTCAAGGCGCGCACGACGCAGGTCGCCGAATTGCTGCTCAAGAAGAACCCGGTCGCCCTCAAATTCGCCAAGGATGCGGTGCGGCGCGTGGGCACGATGACCTATGACGAGGCGGAGGATTATCTGGTCCGGATGCAGGAAGCGGCCAATTTCCACGACAAGAGCGAAGGCCGCAAGGAAGGCATTCGCCAGTTCATCGACGAGAAAAGCTATAAGCCGGGCCTGGGCAGCTATGACCTAAACAAGGGCGAAACTTCGGCCTGA
- a CDS encoding TetR/AcrR family transcriptional regulator, with product MSRMRVRDDEAEGAGARRRQILEIAARLFARKGYRGTSMRDIGEAAGVLGGSLYHHIKSKDALFVELHHAALDEAEQRIAVAVGAQADPWARLEAACSTLLDIQLDPASLTMPMMNDFREVPDIVRGALMERRDRFEALFRDLVSALPLPSTIDRSIYRNLLLSQLNSAADWVRPGRLTPREIAAQIMHVFRHSDGNG from the coding sequence ATGAGCAGGATGCGTGTCAGGGATGATGAAGCGGAGGGTGCGGGCGCACGCCGCCGCCAGATATTGGAGATCGCTGCGCGGCTGTTCGCGCGCAAGGGCTATCGCGGCACATCGATGCGCGACATTGGCGAGGCGGCGGGCGTGCTGGGCGGATCGCTCTACCATCATATCAAGTCGAAGGATGCTCTGTTCGTCGAACTCCACCATGCCGCCCTTGACGAGGCGGAGCAACGGATCGCGGTGGCGGTCGGGGCGCAGGCTGATCCCTGGGCGCGGCTGGAAGCGGCCTGCTCGACCCTGCTCGACATCCAGCTCGATCCCGCTTCGCTCACCATGCCGATGATGAACGACTTTCGAGAAGTGCCGGATATTGTACGCGGCGCGCTGATGGAACGCCGCGACCGGTTCGAAGCGCTGTTTCGCGATCTGGTCTCCGCCCTGCCGCTGCCGTCGACGATCGATCGCTCCATCTACCGCAACCTGCTGCTCTCGCAGCTCAATTCGGCCGCCGACTGGGTGCGGCCCGGCCGCCTGACCCCGCGCGAGATCGCTGCCCAGATCATGCATGTTTTCCGCCATTCCGACGGGAATGGTTGA